A region from the Excalfactoria chinensis isolate bCotChi1 chromosome 24, bCotChi1.hap2, whole genome shotgun sequence genome encodes:
- the LOC140262501 gene encoding feather keratin 1-like, which produces MSCLDQCLPRLPCQPCGPTPLANSCNEPCVRQCQDSNVYIQPSPVVVTLPGPILSSFPQNTAVGSSTSAAVGSILSSEGVPISSGGFGLSGLGSRFSSRRVDKLYVP; this is translated from the coding sequence ATGTCCTGCCTCGACCAGTGCCTGCCCCgcctgccctgccagccctgcgGCCCCACCCCGCTGGCCAACAGCTGCAACGAGCCCTgcgtcaggcagtgccaggactccaACGTCTACATCCAGCCCTCTCccgtggtggtgaccctgcccggacccatcctcagctccttcccgcagAACACCGCCGTGGGATCCTCCACCTCCGCTGccgttggcagcatcctcagctctgagggTGTGCCCATCTCCTCTGGAGGCTTTGGCCTCTCTGGCTTAGGCAGCCGCTTCAGTAGCAGGAG
- the LOC140262500 gene encoding feather keratin 1-like, which produces MSCLDQCLPRLPCQPCGPTPLANSCNEPCVRQCQDSHVYIQPSPVVVTLPGPILSSFPQNTAVGSSTSAAVGSILSSEGVPISSGGFGLSGLGSRFSNRRVDKLYVP; this is translated from the exons ATGTCCTGCCTCGACCAGTGCCTGCCCCgcctgccctgccagccctgcgGCCCCACCCCGCTGGCCAACAGCTGCAACGAGCCCTgcgtcaggcagtgccaggactcccaCGTCTACATCCAGCCCTCTCccgtggtggtgaccctgcccggacccatcctcagctccttcccgcagAACACCGCCGTGGGATCCTCCACCTCCGCTGccgttggcagcatcctcagctctgagggTGTGCCCATCTCCTCTGGAGGCTTTGGCCTCTCTGGCTTAGGCAGCCGCTTCAGTAACAGGAG GGTAGACAAGCTGTACGTGCCGTGA